Proteins found in one candidate division TA06 bacterium genomic segment:
- the hutU gene encoding urocanate hydratase: MPQIIKSPHGTKISCQGWQQEAAMRMLMNNLDPAVAERPEDLIVYGGNGRAARNWDCYHAIIRSLKKLKCDETLLVQSGKPVGILQTHPHCPRVLIANSNLVPHWANWDYFRKLEALGLIMYGQMTAGSWIYIGTQGILQGTYETFGALAQKHFGGSLKGKWVLTGGMGGMSGAQPLSVTMNEGVILNVEVDPERIKKRISTGYCDVISVNLDNALKLVLEAVKKGEPLSVGLVGNCAEVLPELVRRNIIPDVVTDQTSAHDELNGYVPHRMTLAQANELRKNDPEGYKRKSYEAMAIHMQAMLDMQKQGAIAFDYGNNIRGQAVKHGIKNAFDVPGFVPEYIRDLFCEGKGPFRWAVLSGDPKDIAVTDEAVLKLFPKNAHLARWIKMAQKKVHFQGLPARICWLGYGERDKAGLLFNDLVKKGKIKAPIVIGRDHLDCGSVASPNRETESMKDGSDAIADWPLLNAMVNVASGASWVSIHHGGGVGIGYSIHAGQVTVADGTKEMAKRIERVLTNDPGMGILRHVDAGYDIAKQVAKKKKVKIPMME; the protein is encoded by the coding sequence ATGCCCCAAATAATCAAATCCCCCCACGGCACAAAGATCTCCTGCCAGGGATGGCAGCAGGAGGCCGCCATGCGGATGCTGATGAACAACCTGGACCCGGCGGTGGCCGAGAGACCGGAAGACCTGATAGTCTACGGCGGCAACGGCCGGGCGGCCCGCAACTGGGACTGCTACCATGCCATCATCAGATCGCTGAAGAAACTCAAGTGCGATGAAACACTCCTGGTCCAGTCCGGCAAGCCGGTGGGCATTTTGCAGACCCATCCCCATTGTCCGCGGGTGCTGATCGCCAACTCCAACCTGGTGCCCCACTGGGCCAACTGGGACTATTTCCGCAAGCTGGAGGCTTTGGGGCTTATCATGTACGGCCAGATGACAGCCGGCAGCTGGATCTACATTGGCACCCAGGGTATTCTGCAGGGAACTTATGAGACCTTCGGGGCCCTGGCCCAAAAGCATTTTGGCGGAAGCTTGAAAGGCAAATGGGTGCTGACCGGCGGCATGGGCGGGATGTCCGGGGCCCAGCCCCTGTCCGTCACCATGAACGAGGGCGTGATACTGAATGTCGAAGTGGATCCGGAGAGGATAAAAAAGCGGATATCCACCGGCTATTGCGACGTGATAAGCGTCAATCTGGACAACGCTCTTAAGCTGGTTCTTGAAGCGGTGAAAAAGGGCGAACCCTTGTCAGTCGGTCTGGTGGGCAACTGCGCCGAAGTGCTGCCCGAACTGGTCAGGAGGAATATCATTCCCGACGTGGTCACCGACCAGACCTCGGCCCACGACGAGCTCAACGGCTACGTGCCTCATCGCATGACCCTGGCCCAGGCCAATGAATTAAGAAAGAACGACCCCGAAGGATACAAACGCAAATCATACGAGGCCATGGCCATCCACATGCAGGCCATGCTGGACATGCAAAAGCAGGGAGCCATCGCCTTTGACTACGGCAACAATATCCGGGGCCAGGCGGTGAAGCACGGCATCAAGAACGCCTTCGACGTGCCGGGCTTTGTGCCGGAATACATCCGCGACCTGTTCTGCGAGGGCAAGGGCCCGTTCCGCTGGGCGGTGCTGTCCGGCGATCCAAAGGACATCGCGGTGACAGATGAAGCGGTCTTAAAGCTGTTCCCCAAGAATGCCCACCTGGCCCGCTGGATCAAGATGGCCCAGAAGAAGGTCCATTTCCAGGGCCTGCCGGCCCGGATCTGCTGGCTGGGCTACGGCGAGCGGGATAAGGCCGGCCTGTTGTTCAACGACCTGGTGAAGAAGGGAAAGATCAAAGCGCCCATCGTCATCGGCCGCGACCATTTGGACTGCGGCTCGGTGGCCTCGCCCAACCGCGAGACCGAGTCCATGAAGGACGGTTCGGATGCTATCGCCGACTGGCCATTGCTGAACGCCATGGTCAACGTGGCCTCGGGGGCTTCGTGGGTCTCCATCCACCACGGCGGCGGGGTGGGGATAGGGTATTCCATCCACGCCGGGCAGGTAACGGTGGCTGACGGAACCAAGGAGATGGCCAAGCGCATAGAGCGGGTGCTGACCAACGACCCGGGGATGGGCATTTTGCGTCACGTGGACGCGGGATATGACATTGCCAAGCAGGTGGCCAAGAAGAAGAAGGTTAAGATACCTATGATGGAATAG
- the tnpA gene encoding IS200/IS605 family transposase — MPHSYHKIWIHLIWGTKERFPVLISDLLPQVLEHIRAKAEQEGYLLDTINGTADHIHCLIEIGLTNNVSTIANLLKGESSHWINAGKLTGSHFAWQEGYGAFSVSASQLDKVRDYIRNQKEHHRHKTYREELDEFLNAYDTEKRQ; from the coding sequence ATGCCACACTCATATCATAAAATCTGGATCCATCTTATTTGGGGCACCAAGGAGCGGTTTCCTGTTTTAATCTCTGATTTACTGCCTCAGGTTCTAGAACACATCCGAGCCAAGGCAGAGCAGGAGGGTTATCTTCTGGACACCATCAACGGAACCGCGGATCATATACATTGTTTGATAGAGATCGGCTTGACCAATAACGTCTCCACTATCGCGAACTTGCTAAAAGGGGAATCGTCTCATTGGATAAATGCCGGGAAGCTGACCGGAAGCCATTTTGCCTGGCAGGAAGGATATGGGGCCTTTTCGGTAAGCGCTTCGCAGCTTGATAAAGTAAGAGATTATATCAGGAACCAGAAGGAACACCACCGGCATAAAACCTACCGGGAAGAGTTGGATGAGTTCCTAAACGCATATGATACAGAAAAAAGACAGTGA